The genomic segment GAACACCTTCAAGGTCCAAACATGCGATTTCCATGATATCTCCGCGATTCTAGGAAGTTTTTCAGGGTATTTTAAGGCGCCGTACTCTAGCCAGTTGGTCATCACAACACAACCCGCCGGAGCCTGAGAACCTCGACGCCGGTAGCGCTTCCCGCGCATACTGGACACAGCATCAACCAACCCAAGACAACCCAGAAACAAGGTTTCAGGCTCGTTTAGAACCAGAATGAAATAACAATATTCTTTATTAGTATTTTTTGACCTAAACATAGCGTGCTAGCATTTCCCTATACTTTCTATAATCAGCGGCCCAGCAAGATGACAGATTTCACACAACTTAATGCAGAGTACGCCAGTCAACGTCCCAAAGACCTGATTCGCTACGCCCTTGAGCAGCACGATGCGATCGCCGTGTCGTTCAGCGGTGCCGAAGACGTTGTGCTGATCGACATGGCAGTCAAACTTCGTCGCGATGTTCAGATTTTCACACTCGACACCGGCCGTCTGCATCCCGAGACCTATGAATTTATCGAGACCGTACGCAAGCACTACGGCATCACAATTCAGGTGCAGACACCCGAGCAGCAGTCACTGCAGGCATTAACGACCGCAAAAGGCATGTTCAGCTTCTTTGAGGATGGCCACCAGGAATGCTGTGGCGTCCGTAAAATCCAGCCTCTGAAAAACAAGCTGGCCACTCTGGATGCCTGGATTACCGGCCAGCGTCGCGATCAAAGCCCCGGCACCCGCAGCAATATCGAAATGATTGAGGTCGACGCCTCACCTGGCCAACACGGCGAATTAATCAAATACAACCCGCTGACCCACTGGACATCAGCGCAGGTGTGGGAATACATCAGGATGTTTGATGTGCCCTACAACCCGTTACACGCCAGTGGTTTTGTCAGTATTGGTTGCCAGCCTTGCACTCGTCCTGTGCTGCCAAACCAGCATGAACGTGAAGGCCGTTGGTGGTGGGAAGAAGAAACCCACAAAGAATGTGGACTGCACGGCGGCAATATCATCAGCAAAGGCTGACCGAGCCATCGCCGCCTCAGCGGAGCAAGGCCGACGCGGCGAAGGTATGACAACTGGATTCAGGCTTCCGGCAGTTTGATCGCCTTGAATACGTCTCCCACTTCATTCTTGTTACTGCATTGCGCCGCTTCATCGACCAACTGACGGGTCAGATGCGGAGCAAAACCGGAAATGAAGTCGTACATAAAACCACGCAAAAAAGTACCCTTGCGAAAGCCGATCTTGGTGACGCTGGGAGCAAACAGATGGCTGGCATCGATAGCCACCAGATCCTTGTCCAGCGTTGGATCGAGAGCCATGCTGGCAACGATGCCGACTCCCACACCCAAACGCACATAAGTCTTGATGACATCGGCATCAGCCGCAGTAAACGCCACTCGTGGTGTCAGGCCACGACTCTTGAACGCATCATCAAGCTTGGAACGCCCGGTAAAACCAAACACATAGGTCACCAGCGGATAATTGGCCACCTGTTCCAGCGATGGTCGTTTGAACTGCGCCAGCGGGTGATTGGCGGGCACCAGAATACTGCGATTCCAGCGATAACAA from the Candidatus Thalassolituus haligoni genome contains:
- a CDS encoding phosphoadenylyl-sulfate reductase; this encodes MTDFTQLNAEYASQRPKDLIRYALEQHDAIAVSFSGAEDVVLIDMAVKLRRDVQIFTLDTGRLHPETYEFIETVRKHYGITIQVQTPEQQSLQALTTAKGMFSFFEDGHQECCGVRKIQPLKNKLATLDAWITGQRRDQSPGTRSNIEMIEVDASPGQHGELIKYNPLTHWTSAQVWEYIRMFDVPYNPLHASGFVSIGCQPCTRPVLPNQHEREGRWWWEEETHKECGLHGGNIISKG
- the cysB gene encoding HTH-type transcriptional regulator CysB, with amino-acid sequence MKLQQLKYIWEVAHHDLNVSATAQVLYTSQPGISKQIRLLEDELGVEIFARSGKHLTRITPAGEAILAVAGEILRKVEGIKQVAQEFSDETKGSLTLATTHTQARYALPEVIRVFMQQYPEVTLHMHQGTPMQIAEMAANGTVDFAIATEGMELFSDLIMMPCYRWNRSILVPANHPLAQFKRPSLEQVANYPLVTYVFGFTGRSKLDDAFKSRGLTPRVAFTAADADVIKTYVRLGVGVGIVASMALDPTLDKDLVAIDASHLFAPSVTKIGFRKGTFLRGFMYDFISGFAPHLTRQLVDEAAQCSNKNEVGDVFKAIKLPEA